A single genomic interval of Perca fluviatilis chromosome 19, GENO_Pfluv_1.0, whole genome shotgun sequence harbors:
- the ogfrl1 gene encoding opioid growth factor receptor-like protein 1 produces the protein MGNLLGSWRFKEPSTVEECDSTWGSDSESDEPAAAEDDSGISDSVSPVESDRSAGDTSPQLTESPESVPKMKRSFYAARDLYKYRHSYPNYRKSRQPNEYRNLRFYLNKIPLVPDGIYIEEILTKWRGDYDKLEHNHTYIQWLFPLREQGLNFYAHELTQDEIKEFQSTREAKRRFLAAYSLMLDFYGIKLLDKSGNVARAPNWQERFQHLNESQHNYLRITRILKSLGELGYEAFKAPLVRLFLEESLCRNTLPNMQHSVLEYFVYTIRLPATRRRLLRYARQHYRPAHAFLWGPPPKRRGGGVGAGGSVGAGSSGIRAPAPTPEQHRRGEESTSSPSASGVVIVSSHDAMLCPDLAAGASKGRTGLASNTAGLEGVLMMVGGRGERNE, from the exons ATGGGAAATCTGTTGGGCAGCTGGCGTTTCAAGGAGCCGAGCACCGTTGAGGAATGCGACTCGACGTGGGGGTCGGACTCCGAGAGCGACGAACCGGCGGCGGCTGAAGATGACAGCGGCATCTCCGACTCTGTCAGCCCGGTGGAGAGCGACCGCTCCGCCGGAGATACGTCCCCTCAG CTGACAGAATCTCCGGAGTCTGTTCCAAAGATGAAGAGGAGTTTCTACGCTGCCAGGGACCTCTACAAATACCGGCATAGCTACCCG aacTACAGAAAGTCCCGGCAACCCAATGAGTATCGTAACCTGCGCTTCTACCTGAACAAGATCCCTCTAGTACCTGATG GTATCTATATAGAGGAGATTCTGACTAAGTGGAGAGGCGACTATGACAAACTGGAGCACAATCACACCTACATTCAGTG GCTGTTTCCGTTAAGAGAACAAGGGCTCAACTTCTACGCACATGAACTGACTCAGGACGAGATCAAA GAATTCCAAAGCACTCGGGAAGCTAAGCGCAGATTCCTGGCGGCCTATTCCCTGATGTTGGACTTCTACGGCATCAAACTGCTGGATAAGAGTGGTAATGTTGCCCGGGCTCCCAACTGGCAGGAGCGTTTCCAGCACCTAAATGA GTCCCAGCACAACTACCTGCGCATCACCCGCATCCTGAAGTCCCTGGGCGAGCTGGGCTACGAGGCCTTCAAGGCCCCGCTGGTCCGTCTGTTCCTGGAGGAGTCGCTGTGCCGCAACACCCTTCCCAACATGCAGCACAGCGTCCTCGAGTACTTTGTCTACACCATCCGCCTGCCGGCCACGCGCAGACGCCTGCTCCGCTACGCCCGCCAGCACTACAGGCCTGCCCACGCCTTCCTCTGGGGCCCGCCGCCCAAACGGCGAGGGGGCGGTGTCGGTGCCGGAGGTAGCGTAGGCGCTGGGAGTAGTGGGATCAGAGCACCTGCTCCAACACCAGAGCAACacaggaggggggaggagagcACCAGCTCCCCATCTGCAAGTGGTGTGGTTATTGTGTCTTCCCATGATGCCATGCTGTGCCCGGACCTGGCTGCAGGAGCGTCAAAGGGCCGCACAGGACTAGCTTCGAATACGGCTGGACTGGAGGGAGTGCTGATGATGGTGGGAGGGAGAGGCGAGAGGAATGAGTAA